A window of Lacibacter sediminis contains these coding sequences:
- a CDS encoding alpha/beta hydrolase, which translates to MQTINSKTIVFITGAFVSNSCWDEWRVYFESKGYKTLAPAWPHKEGSVEELRARHPHKDKKLALLKLKELVDHYVNIINSLPEKPIVIGHSYGGMLTQIMVNRDLAAAGVAIHSIPPLGVLPYEFSFLKAGWKSLGILTSLEKTYMMSFKDWQYAFVNGMRLDEQREAYEKYTIPESKTVARGALTSAAKVDYKKPHVPLLFIAGDADHITPAHLNKRNFNAYKKNGSVLDYKLFKGRNHFVLGLPTWKEDADFILNWINTH; encoded by the coding sequence ATGCAAACAATTAACTCAAAAACTATCGTATTTATTACGGGCGCATTTGTTAGTAATAGCTGCTGGGACGAATGGAGGGTTTACTTCGAAAGTAAGGGTTATAAAACGCTTGCACCCGCATGGCCACACAAAGAAGGGTCTGTTGAAGAACTACGTGCTCGACATCCGCATAAGGATAAAAAACTGGCTCTTTTAAAATTAAAAGAATTGGTAGATCACTATGTCAATATTATTAACTCGCTACCCGAGAAGCCGATAGTGATTGGACATTCCTATGGCGGCATGTTAACCCAAATCATGGTTAACAGAGATCTTGCCGCAGCAGGTGTTGCTATTCATTCTATTCCTCCACTTGGTGTGCTTCCTTACGAATTTTCCTTCTTGAAAGCTGGCTGGAAATCGCTGGGCATTCTTACATCACTCGAAAAAACCTACATGATGTCTTTCAAAGACTGGCAATACGCATTTGTAAATGGTATGCGCCTGGATGAGCAAAGAGAAGCTTATGAAAAATATACAATACCTGAATCCAAAACAGTTGCCAGAGGCGCTCTAACCAGTGCAGCAAAAGTAGACTACAAAAAACCTCATGTTCCACTACTTTTTATAGCAGGAGATGCTGATCACATAACACCAGCACATCTCAACAAGCGCAACTTTAATGCTTATAAAAAGAATGGTTCAGTCTTAGATTACAAATTATTCAAAGGCCGCAACCATTTTGTATTAGGATTGCCGACCTGGAAAGAAGATGCTGACTTTATTTTGAATTGGATAAATACTCACTGA
- a CDS encoding DMT family transporter yields MKFAWLIIVFICGALLPFQAGLNARLGKSIESPIYASMFSFIVGAISVAIYLQFTKETITWAGVKSASIFSLLGGGITGAIFITATMLALPRIGMALTFGLVVAGQVVVAVLLDHFKILVAEQHSFNLWRLLGITLIMLGVIIVRKF; encoded by the coding sequence ATGAAATTCGCATGGCTTATTATTGTTTTTATATGTGGCGCCCTACTCCCTTTCCAGGCCGGCTTAAATGCAAGGCTGGGTAAATCAATCGAAAGCCCCATATATGCTTCTATGTTTTCATTTATTGTAGGCGCAATATCTGTGGCTATCTATCTCCAGTTTACAAAAGAAACAATAACATGGGCTGGAGTGAAATCAGCTTCCATATTCTCGCTGCTTGGCGGAGGTATAACTGGAGCTATTTTTATTACAGCTACTATGCTCGCCTTACCACGCATAGGAATGGCATTAACATTTGGCCTTGTGGTAGCAGGTCAGGTAGTTGTTGCTGTTTTATTAGACCATTTTAAAATTTTAGTGGCTGAGCAACATTCTTTCAACTTATGGCGGCTTTTAGGAATAACATTAATAATGCTAGGAGTAATAATTGTAAGAAAATTCTAG
- a CDS encoding lipid A deacylase LpxR family protein — protein sequence MRHSVLNLLLLKVLMLACVCLYAQKGQKATLLRIYEDNDFLNIRGKGTDRAYSGGTRLDLFYRQNRKPFLFPAFLESKKDSTIFFGQWGLMQTIFTPDNISDADFQPNDYFYSGALFVIHSLYSFNPLRQYSFQLELQLGIRGPAAFGKQAQTFMHRLIGYTIPMGWDNQLPNMPVINASLFFEKQIASSSKYFELIAGVKLHMGTLRNGITVSHQFRWGLMNSYFSGYISQFSGSLFNKNQKGNKIQAYVVVKPELQFVFSNALLEDCFFGKTTTRQVDSRRLDMLTGINSHTPSDIRNMVYAINYGVVLSSGKCALSFVQNTSSEMRKGTYSHEVGNISLYFHL from the coding sequence ATGAGACATAGTGTACTTAACTTATTATTACTTAAGGTTCTTATGCTTGCTTGTGTTTGCCTATACGCACAAAAAGGACAGAAAGCCACTCTTCTTCGCATTTACGAAGACAATGATTTTTTAAATATAAGAGGTAAGGGCACAGATAGAGCATACAGTGGTGGCACGAGGTTGGATTTATTTTATCGTCAAAATCGAAAACCCTTTTTATTTCCTGCATTTCTAGAGTCAAAAAAAGACAGTACAATATTTTTTGGGCAGTGGGGTTTAATGCAAACAATTTTCACACCCGATAATATAAGTGACGCTGATTTTCAGCCTAATGATTATTTCTACTCCGGCGCATTGTTTGTCATTCATTCTCTATACTCCTTCAATCCATTGCGCCAATATAGTTTCCAGCTGGAATTGCAGCTTGGTATAAGGGGGCCGGCGGCATTTGGTAAACAAGCACAAACTTTTATGCACAGACTGATAGGTTACACTATCCCCATGGGTTGGGATAATCAATTGCCAAATATGCCTGTCATAAATGCCAGTCTCTTTTTTGAAAAACAAATAGCATCTTCATCTAAATACTTTGAATTAATTGCGGGTGTTAAGTTGCATATGGGGACGCTTCGTAACGGAATAACCGTATCTCACCAATTCAGATGGGGACTTATGAATTCCTATTTCAGCGGTTATATAAGCCAGTTTTCTGGATCGCTGTTTAATAAAAATCAAAAGGGAAATAAGATACAGGCCTATGTTGTTGTTAAACCCGAACTGCAATTTGTTTTCAGCAACGCTTTATTAGAAGATTGCTTTTTCGGTAAAACAACAACTAGGCAGGTTGATAGTCGTAGATTGGACATGTTAACCGGAATAAATAGTCACACGCCGAGTGATATTCGTAATATGGTTTACGCCATAAATTATGGTGTTGTGCTTTCTTCCGGAAAATGTGCCCTATCATTTGTTCAAAATACGTCATCAGAAATGCGTAAGGGAACTTATAGTCATGAGGTAGGAAATATTTCCTTGTATTTCCATCTGTAA
- a CDS encoding alpha/beta fold hydrolase, with protein sequence MKQKIYSVGIGILISILMLCANTTTAQTKVKNIVLVHGAFADGSGWEAVYKILTKQGYKVSVVGNPNTSLADDAAATKRVLDRQNGPAILVGHSYGGAIITEAGNHPNVAGLVYIAAFAPDANETLLQLLQSGPPAPNSGFLPPDAAGFIWYDRSKYHSGFCADIPKEKADFMADSQIPVSASVFGASVSNPAWKNKPTWYIVATEDQTIPPDGERFMAKRMGAKVTEIKASHVVFMSQPKAVVDVIDIAAKGALK encoded by the coding sequence ATGAAACAAAAAATTTATTCAGTGGGTATTGGCATACTGATATCCATTCTTATGTTGTGTGCCAACACAACAACGGCTCAAACAAAGGTTAAAAATATTGTACTCGTACATGGCGCATTTGCCGATGGATCAGGTTGGGAAGCCGTTTATAAGATTCTTACAAAGCAGGGTTATAAAGTTAGTGTGGTAGGTAACCCAAATACATCTCTTGCTGATGATGCTGCTGCAACCAAAAGGGTGCTCGACAGGCAAAATGGCCCTGCGATACTAGTCGGACATTCTTATGGTGGTGCAATTATTACTGAAGCAGGAAACCATCCTAACGTAGCAGGACTTGTGTACATAGCTGCATTCGCACCTGATGCAAACGAAACACTTTTACAACTGTTGCAATCCGGACCTCCTGCACCTAACTCAGGATTTTTACCTCCTGATGCTGCTGGCTTTATATGGTACGACAGGAGTAAATACCATTCGGGTTTTTGTGCCGATATACCTAAAGAGAAAGCAGATTTCATGGCAGATTCACAGATTCCCGTTTCAGCTTCTGTGTTCGGGGCATCAGTCAGCAATCCTGCATGGAAAAACAAGCCAACCTGGTATATCGTAGCAACAGAAGATCAAACTATCCCACCCGATGGTGAACGTTTTATGGCAAAACGGATGGGGGCAAAAGTTACAGAAATAAAAGCAAGCCACGTCGTTTTTATGTCTCAACCCAAAGCTGTTGTTGATGTAATTGATATCGCTGCAAAAGGAGCATTAAAATAA
- a CDS encoding alpha/beta hydrolase: MHQKKIITSGKKISEAEKALIMIHGRGGSAEDILSLSTHLDVKDFALLAPQATNHSWYPQSFLAVPAQNEPWLSSALQVLNDTVIELIANGIGKENIFFLGFSQGACLTLEYVSRNATKYAGVVAFTGGLIGDKIYTDNYSGDFNNTPVFICTSNPDPHVPVERVQSTSVILKDMNADVTLNIYNNMGHTISQEEINLVNEIIFNVK; this comes from the coding sequence ATGCATCAGAAAAAAATCATAACATCTGGCAAAAAAATCAGTGAGGCAGAAAAAGCGTTGATCATGATTCATGGTCGAGGCGGCTCTGCTGAAGATATCCTATCACTATCCACTCATCTGGATGTAAAAGATTTTGCGCTGTTGGCACCACAGGCAACAAACCACAGTTGGTATCCCCAGTCCTTCCTGGCTGTGCCTGCCCAAAATGAACCTTGGCTCAGTTCTGCCCTACAGGTTTTAAACGATACGGTAATTGAGCTCATAGCAAATGGCATTGGCAAGGAAAATATTTTCTTTTTGGGCTTTTCGCAGGGCGCCTGTTTGACGCTTGAATATGTTAGCAGGAATGCAACAAAATATGCTGGTGTAGTCGCATTTACCGGTGGATTGATAGGCGATAAAATTTATACGGACAACTACTCCGGTGATTTTAACAACACGCCTGTTTTTATTTGCACAAGCAATCCCGATCCTCATGTACCTGTTGAAAGAGTTCAATCAACGTCGGTTATTTTAAAAGACATGAACGCCGATGTTACACTAAATATCTATAACAATATGGGGCATACCATCAGCCAGGAAGAGATAAACCTGGTGAACGAAATTATATTTAATGTAAAATGA
- a CDS encoding ring-cleaving dioxygenase, translated as MNNKILGLHHITAITDSAKRNVEFYTNVLGLRMVKKTVNFDDPNTYHFYFGDEVGTPGSILTFFPWEGIGRGTAGSGMATAIGYSVPQGSLDFWIERFNKFDVPHGNITSSFGEKMLPFEDPDGLKINFIESKSADNRKPWETAEVKASHATRGFHSIVLTVKNITTTAEILTGVFGYAFSKQEGNSYRYTTDAIEHAAIVILVEAPKLARGNHAAGTNHHVAFRVKDEDVLMEYREKILQRGLNITQKINRDYFFSLYFREPGGVLFELATENPGFATDETVAELGTSLQLPAQYEAYREKIEATLPKLD; from the coding sequence ATGAATAATAAAATATTGGGGCTGCACCATATAACAGCCATTACCGATAGCGCAAAACGTAATGTTGAATTCTACACTAACGTACTTGGTTTAAGAATGGTAAAAAAGACGGTAAACTTTGATGATCCCAATACCTACCATTTTTACTTTGGTGACGAAGTGGGCACACCGGGATCAATACTCACATTCTTCCCTTGGGAAGGTATAGGAAGAGGTACTGCAGGTTCAGGAATGGCAACAGCAATCGGCTATTCAGTTCCTCAAGGGAGCCTTGATTTTTGGATAGAACGTTTTAATAAATTTGATGTCCCCCATGGCAATATCACATCAAGCTTTGGCGAAAAGATGTTACCATTTGAAGATCCGGATGGATTGAAAATAAATTTCATTGAATCAAAATCTGCCGACAACAGAAAGCCCTGGGAAACCGCTGAAGTAAAAGCTTCACATGCAACCCGTGGATTTCACAGTATTGTGTTAACCGTGAAGAACATTACGACAACTGCTGAAATTTTAACTGGTGTTTTTGGTTACGCATTTTCAAAACAGGAAGGGAACAGTTACAGGTACACTACAGATGCTATTGAACATGCTGCCATTGTAATACTGGTAGAAGCACCCAAGCTTGCAAGAGGCAATCATGCAGCAGGCACCAACCACCATGTGGCTTTCCGAGTAAAGGACGAGGATGTATTAATGGAATACCGTGAAAAAATCTTGCAAAGAGGATTGAACATTACACAAAAAATAAACAGAGATTATTTCTTCTCTTTGTATTTCCGTGAACCCGGTGGTGTGTTGTTTGAGCTGGCCACAGAAAACCCGGGCTTCGCAACAGACGAAACCGTTGCTGAATTGGGTACCAGTTTACAACTACCTGCACAGTATGAAGCTTACCGTGAAAAAATTGAAGCAACTTTACCTAAACTGGATTAA
- a CDS encoding YceI family protein, which yields MAQKTKWVIDPTHTEIGFKVKHMMFTNVSGKIDKYTATVETDGDDFANAVISFSGEANSVSTGSAERDKHLLSADFFDVEKFPTLEFRATSFTKVDEDNFELKGDLTMHGVTKQVTLEVESAGLMKDPWGNIKAAFSIKGKINRKDWGLTWNAALETGGVLVSEEVRIVAEVQLIKQ from the coding sequence ATGGCACAGAAAACAAAATGGGTAATCGACCCAACACACACAGAAATTGGCTTTAAAGTAAAGCACATGATGTTCACCAATGTTTCCGGCAAAATAGATAAGTACACAGCCACTGTTGAAACCGATGGTGATGATTTTGCAAATGCAGTCATCAGTTTTTCAGGAGAGGCAAACTCTGTTAGTACCGGTAGTGCCGAGCGTGATAAACATCTTTTAAGTGCCGATTTTTTTGATGTGGAAAAATTCCCAACATTGGAGTTTCGAGCCACTTCATTTACAAAAGTTGATGAAGATAATTTTGAACTCAAAGGTGACCTAACAATGCATGGTGTTACCAAACAGGTAACATTAGAAGTTGAATCTGCAGGATTAATGAAAGATCCATGGGGTAATATCAAGGCTGCTTTCAGCATTAAAGGGAAAATTAATCGTAAAGACTGGGGACTCACTTGGAATGCAGCATTGGAAACCGGTGGCGTACTGGTAAGCGAAGAAGTACGCATCGTTGCCGAAGTCCAATTGATCAAACAATAG